A stretch of the Bacillus sp. FJAT-18017 genome encodes the following:
- a CDS encoding flagellar motor protein MotB, with product MKVKMEQKTMSSRRRRRPEEHEEHVDESWLLPYADILTLLLALFIVLFASSSINISKYEAIMNSFKTEFTGTNVDSSKQGLSTEPPETPIDHAQEEEPPKEEEPPDQGETEDPELDELKRRMESYIKNNDLDAVVTLSESKRGVEITLKDVILFDPGHAILKENSFKTLNAIIGLLKALPNPISIEGHTDNVPIGNAPYRSNWELSSARASSVLHYFASKNIQESRLQFTGYGEFKPLFPNDTADHRQSNRRVNIVILRSSEANNQTN from the coding sequence ATGAAAGTAAAAATGGAGCAAAAGACGATGAGCAGCAGACGGCGTAGACGACCTGAAGAACACGAGGAGCATGTTGATGAGTCCTGGCTGCTTCCTTATGCTGATATCCTGACCCTGTTACTCGCACTGTTTATTGTCCTGTTTGCTTCGAGTAGCATCAACATATCAAAATATGAAGCAATTATGAATTCCTTCAAGACCGAGTTTACCGGAACCAATGTCGATAGCAGCAAACAGGGATTATCGACAGAACCGCCCGAAACACCTATTGATCATGCACAGGAGGAAGAACCTCCAAAGGAAGAAGAGCCGCCTGATCAAGGTGAAACCGAGGATCCTGAGCTTGACGAATTAAAAAGAAGAATGGAATCGTATATTAAAAATAATGACCTTGATGCTGTGGTCACCTTGTCCGAATCAAAACGCGGGGTTGAAATTACGCTGAAAGACGTTATCTTGTTCGATCCCGGACATGCCATTCTAAAGGAAAACTCCTTTAAAACGCTCAATGCAATTATCGGGCTGCTAAAGGCTTTGCCAAATCCAATAAGTATTGAGGGTCACACAGACAACGTCCCAATCGGGAACGCGCCATACCGCTCAAATTGGGAGCTTTCTTCCGCTAGGGCAAGCAGCGTCCTTCATTACTTTGCTTCGAAAAATATTCAAGAGAGCCGGCTTCAGTTTACTGGTTATGGTGAATTCAAGCCACTATTCCCTAACGATACCGCAGACCACAGGCAATCAAACCGGCGTGTAAATATCGTTATTTTACGAAGCTCAGAAGCTAACAATCAGACCAATTAA
- the flgD gene encoding flagellar hook assembly protein FlgD, with amino-acid sequence MSNWVNVSNAANTASIFRNATPFEEKSKLGKDDFLRILTTQLSNQDPSNPLQDRDFIAQMATFSSLEQMTNLNQSFEQFANLQISQHASVIGKEITWLTDSSGATASGTVKGISTIEGNYYYLVGEQKIPLEYVTEIKEVK; translated from the coding sequence ATGAGCAATTGGGTCAATGTCAGCAACGCTGCAAATACGGCCTCAATTTTTCGGAACGCCACCCCTTTTGAGGAAAAAAGCAAACTGGGGAAAGACGACTTTCTGAGAATATTAACTACCCAGCTTTCGAATCAGGATCCATCCAATCCGCTTCAGGACCGCGATTTTATCGCGCAAATGGCGACTTTCAGCTCGTTGGAACAGATGACCAATCTGAATCAGTCATTTGAACAGTTTGCAAACTTGCAAATCAGCCAGCATGCTTCGGTAATTGGAAAAGAGATTACTTGGCTGACGGATTCAAGCGGAGCTACAGCCAGTGGTACTGTAAAAGGGATTTCCACGATTGAAGGGAATTATTACTATCTCGTTGGAGAGCAGAAAATTCCGTTGGAGTATGTAACAGAAATTAAAGAAGTGAAATAA
- a CDS encoding CheR family methyltransferase, whose amino-acid sequence MTDLEYVDFAQQFTLQTGIDLGNYKQEQIRKRLTLLYHKGSFHSIGNSDSLLFNSGFVQEITGQMTAHITEFYRNPEMWEYLQHSALPGLLRERASLNCWSAGCSTGEEAYTLAMILEEMGLETYSIVASDLNDCHLTKAKQGLYREKALGSLPSGLRLKYLRKFGTHYSVHRDMKKAVNFERQNLLHGPFESGFDLILCRNVMLYLTEEANHYLLLRLSSAMCPGGILVVGSRDSIPEPDRYELIKLNSFFFQKRERV is encoded by the coding sequence ATGACCGACCTTGAATATGTTGATTTCGCACAACAATTTACACTCCAAACCGGAATAGATTTGGGCAACTATAAACAAGAACAAATTCGAAAGCGGCTGACGCTGCTTTATCATAAAGGCAGCTTTCATTCCATAGGTAACTCGGATTCTCTCCTTTTCAATTCTGGATTTGTTCAAGAGATTACCGGCCAAATGACCGCCCATATAACGGAATTCTATCGAAATCCGGAAATGTGGGAGTACTTGCAGCACTCTGCACTTCCCGGGCTTTTGCGGGAGAGAGCAAGCCTGAACTGTTGGAGTGCAGGTTGCTCTACGGGGGAGGAAGCATATACCCTGGCAATGATTCTTGAAGAGATGGGTTTAGAGACTTATTCCATTGTCGCCTCAGACCTAAACGATTGTCACTTAACGAAGGCCAAACAAGGTTTATACCGAGAGAAAGCACTGGGAAGCCTGCCATCAGGACTAAGGCTGAAGTATTTGAGGAAATTCGGAACTCATTATTCAGTGCACAGGGACATGAAAAAAGCAGTCAACTTTGAACGTCAGAACCTGCTGCATGGCCCGTTTGAATCCGGATTTGATCTAATTCTTTGCCGCAATGTCATGCTGTATTTGACAGAGGAGGCAAACCATTATCTTCTGTTGAGATTAAGTAGTGCCATGTGTCCAGGCGGGATTCTTGTTGTTGGAAGCAGGGATAGCATTCCTGAGCCTGATCGCTATGAATTGATTAAGTTAAATTCTTTCTTTTTTCAAAAGAGGGAAAGAGTTTAA
- a CDS encoding chemotaxis protein CheA yields MSGQVVDDAILEVYIFELSQMVEQLETVILSCDQAGVYSPEMVNDIFRIMHTIKGSSSMMAYHNIATLAHVLEDLFSLLRQDTMRLDDYSKLTDLMLEGVDFIKVELEKIKNRDPVDGDSSLLIEQAKKYLSIMTYRISGKAGKEAEVVQNAQEQASPLPDASGMNQYEATVRLEDCGGMESVRAFQIIQRFKEDIEDLRFEPSDLETNFDTATHIRDHGFKIFINTEKAFDEVENIFNYVTYVESFEFRQIEEEPSKPVSEQNVQEITETAETKLAGTTATKQTSSQSSFISVNVVKLDELMDIVGELVIAEAMVTQNPDLQGLELDQFTKASRHLKKIIDDIQDKVMSIRMLPLANTFKKMNRIVRDMSKKLGKEVHLQLIGEDTEVDKNIIEHISDPLMHIVRNSIDHGLEPVEDRIAAGKPLAGTLILEAKNAGNEVVILVKDDGRGLNKQKLLKRARENGILYKNESEMTDSEIYNLIFLPGFSTKDKVTEFSGRGVGMDVVMKNIGSVGGTVSIESQWGKGTTIIIRIPLTLAIIDGMNLKTGNSRFTLPTTSIKESFRPDKRNVITDPDGNEMIMVRGQCYPIIRLHKKLGIQTDITDLEEGILIMADHNSRQVCIFADELLGQQQVVVKSLPAYLKRIGNVKGITGCTLLGDGSISLILDVTGLSS; encoded by the coding sequence ATGTCAGGTCAGGTAGTAGATGATGCGATTTTAGAGGTTTATATTTTTGAATTATCGCAAATGGTTGAACAGCTTGAAACAGTCATTTTGAGCTGTGACCAGGCAGGTGTTTATTCACCTGAAATGGTAAATGATATTTTCCGGATCATGCATACGATAAAAGGATCTTCAAGCATGATGGCCTATCATAATATCGCGACATTGGCACATGTTTTGGAGGATCTGTTTTCTTTGCTGCGCCAGGATACAATGAGGCTCGATGATTACTCGAAGCTTACAGATCTTATGCTTGAAGGAGTCGATTTTATTAAAGTCGAGCTGGAAAAAATCAAAAACAGAGACCCTGTTGATGGGGATTCCAGCTTATTAATCGAACAAGCAAAGAAATATTTGAGCATCATGACCTACAGGATTTCAGGTAAAGCTGGGAAAGAAGCGGAAGTTGTGCAAAATGCTCAAGAACAAGCATCGCCACTACCGGATGCCTCTGGGATGAATCAATATGAAGCAACTGTCCGCCTTGAGGATTGTGGCGGTATGGAAAGTGTCCGGGCGTTTCAAATCATACAGCGTTTTAAGGAGGATATCGAGGATCTCCGCTTTGAACCTAGCGATTTAGAAACGAATTTTGATACTGCCACTCATATTCGCGATCATGGCTTCAAAATTTTTATCAATACTGAAAAGGCGTTTGATGAAGTTGAAAACATTTTTAACTATGTCACCTATGTGGAGTCTTTTGAATTTAGGCAAATCGAAGAGGAACCTTCCAAGCCGGTTTCCGAGCAGAATGTTCAGGAAATCACAGAAACAGCCGAAACGAAACTAGCAGGAACAACCGCAACTAAACAAACCTCGAGCCAATCAAGTTTTATTAGTGTAAATGTTGTGAAATTGGATGAGCTGATGGATATTGTCGGGGAGCTTGTTATTGCTGAGGCGATGGTTACCCAAAATCCAGATTTGCAAGGGCTTGAGCTTGACCAATTTACTAAAGCATCCAGGCATTTGAAAAAAATCATCGATGATATTCAAGACAAGGTAATGTCGATCCGAATGCTTCCGCTCGCAAACACGTTCAAAAAGATGAACCGGATTGTACGGGATATGAGCAAAAAGCTAGGCAAAGAGGTTCATTTGCAGCTTATTGGTGAAGACACCGAAGTCGATAAGAACATTATTGAACATATCTCAGATCCATTGATGCACATTGTTCGCAATTCGATTGATCATGGATTGGAGCCAGTTGAGGACCGGATCGCGGCTGGAAAACCATTAGCTGGGACATTAATTCTTGAAGCGAAGAATGCCGGAAACGAGGTTGTCATTCTGGTCAAGGATGATGGACGCGGGCTTAATAAGCAAAAACTTCTTAAGAGGGCCAGGGAAAATGGAATCCTCTATAAAAATGAATCAGAAATGACAGACAGTGAAATCTATAATCTTATCTTCCTGCCCGGGTTCTCTACAAAGGATAAAGTCACGGAGTTTAGCGGACGCGGTGTGGGGATGGATGTTGTTATGAAGAACATTGGGTCTGTCGGTGGCACTGTTTCTATCGAGAGCCAGTGGGGGAAAGGAACGACCATAATCATCCGGATTCCACTCACACTGGCAATTATCGATGGGATGAATTTAAAAACTGGCAACTCAAGGTTTACCTTGCCTACTACTTCTATAAAAGAATCCTTCCGGCCGGATAAAAGGAATGTCATAACCGATCCTGATGGAAATGAAATGATCATGGTCAGGGGACAGTGTTACCCAATTATTCGTCTGCATAAAAAGCTCGGCATACAAACGGATATAACCGATTTGGAAGAAGGCATCCTCATCATGGCAGACCATAATTCAAGACAAGTGTGCATTTTTGCCGATGAGCTCCTTGGCCAGCAGCAGGTTGTCGTAAAATCCCTGCCGGCTTATTTAAAGAGAATAGGAAATGTAAAAGGGATAACCGGCTGTACGCTTTTGGGTGATGGTAGCATCAGCTTGATCTTGGACGTTACAGGGCTATCAAGCTAA
- a CDS encoding flagellar hook-length control protein FliK, giving the protein MNNLQVTIKNNQTNNWDSPIKKSLKQPDTLTSFDQILQMLQVNVNEDGQDSLLTVESSTEETGAIPSEEKEEVTALLAGLLGLFKELQNVLTASASGEIAQGELADSAHPGAMQLAGKIEAVKGQLDLSSRQEIYEIPGIRDLLQKAVSFLESEQAQSGVLTELVEALEPLIANLQARQDKLVKDAQDSRKPSIPEPQSPEYKPTDAKLPLDLDKNQLLFAPSSGLSKPTQTKEEGNQITANPSLYPSGAVSAQNDGSWSEPTPPPKSVPVQSFVPEATRILGQITVNANGLPDKTVAKFLLSPEHLGKVQIQVMLQDGQVTAEIITETLAARDVLEGQLSSLKQALQQQGIVVNKVDVVQQPVPAADSTAQGFSFSQGGFNSPQEQKAFQSQEQASTKRTKSIKLEEADIEKEMTSYTYGSNSKRSVSSIDFTA; this is encoded by the coding sequence TTGAATAACCTTCAAGTAACTATCAAAAACAATCAAACAAACAATTGGGATTCTCCAATAAAGAAGTCGCTTAAGCAACCTGATACTCTAACTTCATTTGACCAGATTTTACAAATGCTCCAGGTTAATGTAAATGAAGATGGGCAGGACTCACTTTTAACAGTGGAATCTTCCACTGAAGAAACAGGGGCCATCCCTTCTGAGGAAAAAGAAGAAGTTACAGCACTGTTAGCAGGGTTGCTTGGGTTGTTCAAAGAGCTTCAGAACGTGCTGACTGCTTCCGCTTCAGGTGAAATTGCTCAAGGCGAGCTTGCTGATTCAGCACATCCTGGAGCTATGCAGCTAGCTGGAAAAATTGAAGCAGTAAAAGGACAGCTTGATCTAAGTTCACGTCAGGAGATTTATGAGATACCTGGCATACGTGACCTGCTTCAAAAAGCAGTAAGCTTCCTTGAATCCGAACAAGCACAGTCAGGAGTATTAACAGAATTGGTGGAAGCGTTGGAGCCTCTAATTGCGAATTTACAAGCAAGACAAGACAAGCTGGTTAAAGATGCTCAAGATTCCCGGAAGCCTTCCATTCCCGAACCACAGTCTCCGGAATACAAACCAACCGACGCAAAATTGCCTCTGGATCTAGATAAAAATCAATTATTATTTGCTCCATCAAGCGGATTAAGCAAGCCAACGCAAACGAAAGAAGAAGGGAACCAAATTACGGCCAATCCTTCCTTATACCCTTCAGGAGCGGTAAGCGCACAAAATGATGGAAGCTGGAGTGAACCAACTCCTCCTCCGAAATCAGTGCCTGTTCAATCATTTGTTCCGGAAGCAACTCGAATTCTTGGACAAATTACCGTAAATGCCAATGGACTTCCTGACAAAACCGTTGCCAAGTTTTTACTTTCTCCCGAGCATCTTGGCAAGGTTCAAATCCAGGTTATGCTTCAGGATGGGCAGGTAACTGCTGAAATTATAACGGAAACTTTAGCTGCCCGGGATGTACTTGAGGGACAGTTATCCAGTTTGAAACAAGCCCTGCAGCAGCAAGGGATAGTCGTGAATAAGGTCGATGTGGTCCAGCAGCCTGTACCTGCTGCTGATTCAACTGCACAGGGCTTTTCCTTTTCACAAGGGGGATTCAATTCTCCCCAGGAACAAAAGGCCTTTCAGTCACAAGAGCAAGCATCCACCAAACGTACTAAGTCAATCAAGCTAGAAGAAGCGGATATCGAAAAAGAGATGACTTCTTATACTTATGGAAGTAACTCGAAGAGATCAGTTTCAAGTATTGATTTCACTGCATAG
- a CDS encoding protein-glutamate methylesterase/protein-glutamine glutaminase gives MLTHKKIKVLVVDDSPLFREVISRGIESDPMIQVIAKAGDPLEARDYILKYEPDVMICDIEMPKMNGLDFIRRLLPQYPMPVLVISSANYTEKDALNAGAVEFIPKPNTNSAENVKKFIIEMVQKVKIAARGAKAEETTILSPVIDQTKVTKSKIKLISIGASTGGTDALTKIISALPTSGMPGIVIVQHIPPVFSRMFAERLNQATGFTVKEAQTGDIVEPGKILIAPGEMHMKIKRAGSSYKVVCSQGERVNGHCPSVDVLFDSVAKEAGKDALGVILTGMGYDGAKGMLAMRRKGARTIGQDEASSVVYGMPMAAFNIGAVEKQASLTKIPQVIYSIVSGKS, from the coding sequence ATGCTTACGCATAAGAAAATAAAAGTGCTGGTTGTCGATGACTCGCCTTTATTCAGGGAGGTAATCTCCCGGGGGATTGAATCAGATCCTATGATTCAAGTGATTGCCAAAGCAGGGGACCCTCTTGAAGCGCGCGATTATATTTTAAAATATGAACCAGATGTAATGATTTGCGATATTGAAATGCCGAAAATGAATGGACTCGATTTCATCCGGAGGCTTCTGCCGCAGTATCCAATGCCTGTACTGGTAATCAGCTCGGCTAATTATACTGAGAAAGACGCATTAAATGCAGGAGCTGTCGAATTTATCCCGAAACCTAACACCAATTCGGCTGAAAATGTGAAAAAGTTCATTATCGAGATGGTTCAAAAAGTAAAGATAGCTGCTCGTGGTGCAAAAGCAGAAGAAACAACCATCTTAAGTCCAGTCATCGATCAAACGAAAGTAACTAAATCCAAAATCAAATTGATTTCCATTGGTGCTTCGACAGGCGGCACCGATGCCCTGACAAAAATCATTTCTGCCTTACCAACGTCCGGCATGCCTGGAATTGTTATTGTCCAGCACATACCGCCAGTTTTTTCGCGGATGTTTGCCGAGCGGCTGAACCAGGCCACAGGTTTTACCGTTAAGGAGGCCCAAACTGGTGATATCGTTGAACCCGGAAAGATTCTAATCGCACCAGGGGAAATGCATATGAAAATCAAAAGAGCTGGTTCAAGCTACAAAGTAGTCTGCAGTCAGGGGGAAAGAGTCAACGGCCATTGCCCATCCGTCGATGTATTATTTGACTCAGTCGCCAAAGAGGCAGGCAAGGATGCATTGGGCGTGATCTTAACAGGAATGGGCTATGATGGGGCGAAAGGAATGCTGGCGATGAGGAGAAAGGGAGCCAGAACCATTGGGCAAGATGAAGCATCTTCCGTTGTATATGGAATGCCAATGGCAGCCTTTAATATCGGGGCTGTAGAAAAACAGGCGTCGTTAACGAAGATCCCACAGGTAATTTATTCGATAGTCAGTGGGAAATCGTAA
- a CDS encoding chemotaxis protein CheW, translating into MAQIIEEEFEDSLADKFLTFNLENEFYGIDIRHVIEIIGIQQITEVPEMPEYIRGIINLRGKIIPVMDVRARFKKQPKEYNDRTCIIVIEVHEVSVGLIVDSVSEVLTISPENIVLPPDISQGINRYVKGIGKVGDDVKLLLNCDTLLHEDIAEQIGHI; encoded by the coding sequence ATGGCTCAGATCATAGAGGAAGAATTTGAAGACAGCCTGGCGGATAAATTTTTAACATTCAATCTTGAAAATGAATTTTACGGAATTGATATTCGCCATGTCATAGAGATTATCGGTATACAGCAAATTACTGAGGTACCGGAAATGCCGGAATATATTCGGGGAATTATTAATCTTCGCGGAAAAATCATCCCTGTTATGGATGTCCGGGCACGATTTAAAAAGCAACCGAAAGAGTATAACGATAGGACGTGTATCATTGTTATCGAAGTTCATGAGGTTTCTGTCGGTCTGATAGTGGACAGTGTTTCAGAGGTGTTGACAATTTCCCCTGAAAATATTGTACTGCCTCCAGATATTAGCCAGGGTATAAATCGGTATGTGAAAGGCATTGGCAAGGTTGGCGATGATGTTAAATTGCTTTTAAACTGTGATACGTTGCTGCATGAAGACATAGCAGAACAGATAGGACATATTTAA
- a CDS encoding MotA/TolQ/ExbB proton channel family protein produces MSSIIGIIIALVAVGVGMVLKGASLSALNNPAAFLIIFGGTLATLLIAFPFREAKKFPVLLKVALFEPKLPSKSEQISNIIHCAEIAKREGILALEEVSTDTQDPFFKKGLELLIDGYNYDFIEELLHDELEEIDKRHKTGALMFSQIGSYAPSLGVLGAVVGLVASLGNLNDVDKLGHSIAAAFIATLLGIFCGYVLWNPIANKLKRISKQEQELKFVTIQGILGICNGLTPSALEKKLSVYVTPKERLKYESKNGAKDDEQQTA; encoded by the coding sequence ATGTCTAGTATTATCGGAATTATAATAGCTCTTGTTGCAGTTGGAGTAGGGATGGTCTTAAAAGGGGCTTCGCTTTCCGCGTTGAATAATCCGGCTGCCTTCCTGATTATCTTTGGCGGGACGCTAGCTACTCTTTTAATTGCCTTCCCCTTTCGTGAAGCAAAAAAGTTTCCTGTCCTTCTGAAAGTCGCTCTTTTCGAGCCTAAGCTTCCTTCCAAATCAGAGCAAATTTCTAACATTATACATTGTGCCGAAATTGCTAAAAGAGAAGGAATCCTTGCATTGGAGGAAGTATCAACAGATACGCAGGACCCGTTCTTCAAAAAGGGCCTTGAATTATTGATTGATGGCTACAATTATGATTTTATTGAAGAATTATTGCACGACGAACTAGAGGAAATTGATAAAAGGCATAAAACGGGCGCGCTTATGTTCTCACAGATAGGTTCCTATGCACCATCTCTAGGGGTTCTTGGAGCTGTGGTCGGATTGGTCGCTTCACTTGGCAACCTTAACGATGTGGATAAGCTTGGCCATTCCATCGCTGCTGCTTTCATTGCCACCTTGCTGGGGATTTTTTGCGGGTATGTACTATGGAATCCGATTGCAAATAAATTAAAGCGAATTTCAAAACAGGAACAGGAATTAAAGTTTGTTACCATTCAAGGTATCCTGGGAATATGCAACGGACTCACCCCAAGTGCTCTTGAAAAAAAGCTTTCTGTGTATGTAACACCAAAGGAACGCCTCAAGTATGAAAGTAAAAATGGAGCAAAAGACGATGAGCAGCAGACGGCGTAG
- a CDS encoding methyl-accepting chemotaxis protein, translating to MMKWYINMKIGKKLLFGFLSVAIFTAAIGVYQIINMRQIDRDYTKLYEDYGVAVGDIGKVGIDFQNSRAILRDLIIANEVDKMDEYNAKLKILAEELFEESKAFEKSIRTEETRQTFNMLNSSIEKYFTVREQIIALAYENKDAEALALLQSDGVPPAVEAELYINELFDQKRELGAAKSEELTKLTSETVTVVIIILSIATLAAMGMGLFMAKTIRVPLKMMVDNARQIANGDLDFEVEIEGKDEIGQVGVAFREAVANLNEVMNEIKHATEQVAVGSKQASETSVALSQGATEQASSIEELSATVEEISSQTRQNADYAVEANKLAEVAKANAIHGNGQMNAMLKAMDDINLASENISKIIKVIDEIAFQTNILALNAAVEAARAGQHGKGFAVVAEEVRNLAARSANAAKETTELIEGSIKKVGGGTKIANETAIALEKIVEDVAKVADLVKDIATSSSEQAVGISQINQGIMQVSQVVQANSATSEQTAAASEELSNQASILKSKVAQFKLRSNQSSTSLNGLSGLSPEIVSMLDQLNQQQRQEIESSLSEVAATGQKSIVLSDNEFGKY from the coding sequence ATGATGAAATGGTATATCAATATGAAAATAGGCAAAAAACTTCTCTTTGGCTTTTTATCTGTTGCTATTTTCACAGCAGCAATAGGTGTCTATCAGATTATTAATATGAGGCAAATCGACCGGGATTACACAAAGCTTTACGAGGATTATGGTGTAGCGGTTGGAGACATTGGTAAAGTTGGAATCGATTTTCAAAATTCCCGGGCCATACTTCGTGACTTAATTATTGCCAATGAAGTCGATAAAATGGACGAATATAATGCGAAGCTCAAAATATTAGCTGAAGAGCTATTTGAAGAAAGCAAAGCATTTGAAAAATCAATCCGCACGGAAGAAACTCGCCAAACCTTCAACATGCTAAACAGCTCCATCGAGAAATATTTTACGGTAAGGGAACAAATTATTGCTCTTGCCTATGAGAATAAAGATGCTGAGGCCCTGGCTTTGCTCCAATCTGACGGAGTACCACCGGCTGTTGAGGCTGAACTGTATATTAATGAGTTGTTTGACCAAAAGAGGGAACTTGGTGCAGCTAAGTCAGAGGAGTTGACAAAGCTTACTAGCGAAACGGTTACCGTTGTCATTATAATTCTTTCAATTGCAACATTAGCGGCTATGGGAATGGGCCTCTTCATGGCAAAAACAATCAGAGTGCCACTCAAAATGATGGTGGATAATGCTCGCCAGATTGCAAACGGCGATTTGGACTTTGAAGTGGAAATCGAAGGTAAAGATGAAATTGGCCAGGTAGGAGTTGCGTTCCGCGAGGCAGTTGCGAACTTAAATGAAGTTATGAATGAGATCAAGCATGCCACTGAACAAGTAGCAGTAGGATCCAAACAGGCTTCCGAGACCAGTGTCGCCCTTTCCCAGGGAGCTACGGAACAGGCAAGCTCCATTGAAGAGCTGTCTGCTACGGTTGAAGAAATTTCCTCGCAAACAAGACAGAACGCTGATTATGCCGTTGAGGCTAATAAACTGGCCGAGGTTGCCAAGGCAAACGCGATCCATGGAAATGGCCAGATGAACGCTATGCTTAAAGCAATGGATGATATTAATCTTGCATCGGAGAATATTTCAAAAATCATTAAAGTCATTGATGAAATTGCTTTCCAAACGAATATTCTTGCATTGAATGCTGCCGTTGAAGCCGCGAGGGCGGGTCAGCATGGCAAAGGCTTCGCCGTTGTTGCTGAGGAAGTACGTAATCTTGCAGCCCGTTCGGCAAACGCGGCAAAGGAAACAACTGAACTTATTGAAGGTTCTATCAAAAAGGTAGGCGGCGGAACGAAAATTGCCAATGAAACTGCCATTGCCTTAGAAAAAATTGTTGAAGATGTCGCAAAAGTTGCTGATTTAGTAAAAGATATTGCGACTTCATCTAGTGAGCAAGCTGTTGGAATTAGCCAAATCAATCAGGGAATTATGCAAGTATCCCAAGTGGTCCAGGCTAACTCCGCAACATCCGAACAAACTGCCGCAGCCAGTGAAGAATTGTCAAACCAGGCTAGCATTCTGAAGAGCAAGGTTGCTCAATTCAAACTGAGAAGCAATCAGTCCTCAACTTCTTTAAATGGATTAAGCGGATTGAGCCCGGAAATTGTTAGCATGCTGGACCAATTGAATCAGCAGCAAAGACAGGAAATCGAAAGCTCGCTGTCCGAGGTGGCTGCTACAGGCCAAAAAAGTATTGTGTTAAGTGATAATGAGTTTGGAAAATATTAA
- a CDS encoding CheR family methyltransferase, protein MISITDKEFKQLSDFIKANYGINLKGEKKVIIEGRLFQVLQQLNFDNYTDYFRYVLEDKTDRAASTLVEKITTNHTYFMREMEHFRFLQNNVLPYLSQTVHNRDLRIWSAGCSTGEEPYMLAMVLDEFFGTQKMYWDAKILATDLSPKVLETAAKGVYPNTGLAAMPKIWRQLYFKAKGEGHSEIAARIKNEVIFRRFNLMERTFPFKKRFHVIFCRNVMIYFDQETKMELVNKFYNLLEPGGYLFIGQSETIDREACQFKYVMPSVYRKE, encoded by the coding sequence ATGATCAGTATTACAGACAAAGAATTTAAACAGCTATCCGACTTTATCAAAGCAAACTATGGGATCAATCTAAAGGGTGAGAAGAAGGTCATTATTGAGGGGCGGTTGTTTCAGGTTCTCCAGCAGCTTAATTTTGATAACTATACTGATTACTTCCGTTATGTTCTTGAAGATAAGACAGACCGTGCTGCCTCTACACTTGTGGAGAAAATCACAACGAATCATACGTATTTTATGAGGGAAATGGAGCATTTTCGTTTTCTGCAGAATAATGTTTTGCCGTATTTATCCCAAACGGTTCATAACCGGGATTTAAGAATTTGGAGTGCGGGCTGTTCAACGGGGGAAGAGCCTTATATGCTGGCAATGGTTCTGGATGAATTTTTTGGAACTCAAAAGATGTATTGGGATGCAAAAATTCTTGCAACAGACCTTTCGCCGAAAGTACTGGAAACAGCGGCAAAGGGAGTATATCCGAATACAGGGCTCGCGGCCATGCCAAAGATTTGGAGACAGCTGTATTTTAAAGCCAAAGGTGAAGGACATTCAGAGATTGCAGCCAGAATAAAAAACGAGGTCATTTTCAGGCGGTTCAACCTGATGGAGAGGACATTTCCTTTTAAAAAGAGGTTCCATGTGATATTCTGCCGCAATGTCATGATTTACTTCGACCAAGAAACAAAAATGGAACTGGTTAATAAGTTTTATAATCTTTTGGAGCCAGGAGGCTATTTATTTATCGGCCAATCAGAAACGATTGATAGGGAGGCCTGCCAATTCAAGTATGTCATGCCTTCTGTATATAGAAAAGAATAA